A single window of Streptomyces aquilus DNA harbors:
- a CDS encoding response regulator transcription factor: MPADRALRIVLAEDSVLLRDGLVGLLTRFGYEVVAAVGDADALLAAVAEHTPDVVVTDVRMPPGFQDEGLHAAVKLREERPGLPVLVLSQYVQRAYAAELLDSGDGTGVGYLLKDRVGQVEEFVDALREVAAGGTVVDAEVVRQLLRRRRDPLARLTPREREVLALMAEGKSNGAIAKALVVSEAAVGKHIGSILTKLDLPPADDTHRRVLAVLAYLRG, translated from the coding sequence TTGCCGGCCGACCGAGCCCTGCGCATAGTCCTCGCCGAGGACAGCGTGCTGCTGCGCGACGGACTCGTCGGCCTGCTCACCCGGTTCGGGTACGAGGTGGTCGCGGCCGTCGGAGACGCGGACGCCCTCCTCGCGGCCGTCGCCGAGCACACGCCGGACGTGGTCGTGACGGACGTCCGCATGCCACCCGGCTTCCAGGACGAGGGACTGCACGCGGCGGTGAAGCTGCGCGAGGAGCGGCCCGGGCTGCCGGTGCTGGTCCTCAGCCAGTACGTGCAGCGGGCGTACGCCGCCGAACTCCTCGACTCCGGCGACGGCACCGGGGTCGGCTATCTGCTCAAGGACCGGGTGGGGCAGGTCGAGGAGTTCGTGGACGCGCTGCGGGAGGTCGCGGCCGGGGGCACGGTCGTGGACGCCGAGGTCGTACGGCAGCTGCTGCGCCGGCGGCGGGATCCGCTCGCCCGGCTCACCCCGCGCGAGCGGGAGGTGCTGGCGCTGATGGCCGAGGGCAAGTCCAACGGCGCGATAGCCAAGGCGCTGGTGGTGTCCGAGGCGGCCGTCGGCAAGCACATCGGCTCGATCCTCACCAAGCTGGACCTGCCACCGGCCGACGACACGCACCGCAGGGTGCTGGCGGTGCTGGCCTACCTCAGAGGCTGA
- a CDS encoding FtsX-like permease family protein, whose product MLTLALRTLRCRWTTFTGSFVALSLGVALLTVMGLTLASSLDAPERAPERFAAAPVVVQGEDTLRVPTRIGDRTQPLAHPRPIPPRTVAALRELGEVTQDRTFAVRDDLIGHPWSTAAFAPYHLTSGRPPRAADEVVAAMDAGTTVGKRLRTAHGTVRVVGTARLADGGRVTDGGRVTDGGRAAGGARAVDAVDAVDAVDAVDAVGAGHTVDAGRAVGTARSPGFERALFYTDARAAELAPVSTQLVVEAEPEAVRRVVASSGTGARVLVGAERRLADADPDRDAEALTTLNALFGTAGGVTGFVSVFVVASTFAFAVAQRRREFGLLRTTGATPGQIRRTVLAEALFVGVLASAAGCALGSYGAPWLAERVVEGGVAPAWFTIGAHVWPYQMAFWTGLSVALCGATAASWRAGRTAPTQALREASADEQPLTRARLLCGAALLLTAAVTLTVTLLTDPGDLLHRKTYTSRPLLLITATALLSPLLVRPLIRLLTPRGMLVRANTTTSLRRTAALAAPVLVTVALTGSLLGATATLNDARATEARERTRADYVLTSATGLDARALDRLRAVRGAEVSPTASSEVYRLEEGVALVKSEARAADPERLARTTAVPLTAGRLSDLSDDSIVVNEEWARHEVGEHVTVWLGDGTRRSLRIAAVMPVGTGDNGVYVTPANARGAVVDRVEVRVREGVEAMSVRAALRSAAPRATLLTRDAWLAAAHPATGFTAADATTRLGYLLVLGIALLYTAVSLVNTLLMATSDRTRELTSLRLAGATHTQVLRLVALESLTVVAAGAILGLLVTALNLTGMWTALGLQSVRSPIHVPWPELGATTAACAVLAVLAAVVPAGLALRCPVGGRH is encoded by the coding sequence GTGCTGACCCTCGCCCTGCGCACCCTGCGCTGCCGCTGGACCACCTTCACCGGCAGCTTCGTCGCCCTCTCCCTGGGCGTCGCCCTGCTCACGGTCATGGGCCTGACGCTCGCCTCCTCCCTCGACGCCCCCGAGCGTGCACCGGAACGCTTCGCCGCCGCCCCGGTAGTGGTGCAGGGGGAGGACACCCTGCGCGTACCGACCCGGATCGGCGACCGCACCCAACCCCTGGCCCACCCACGTCCGATACCGCCTCGGACGGTGGCCGCGCTCCGCGAGCTCGGCGAAGTCACCCAGGACCGCACCTTCGCCGTGCGCGACGACCTGATCGGCCACCCCTGGTCGACCGCGGCCTTCGCCCCGTACCACCTGACGTCGGGCCGTCCGCCACGCGCGGCGGACGAGGTGGTGGCCGCCATGGATGCGGGGACGACCGTGGGAAAGCGTCTGCGGACGGCGCACGGCACGGTACGGGTGGTGGGCACGGCGCGCTTGGCCGACGGGGGGCGCGTGACCGACGGGGGGCGCGTGACCGACGGGGGGCGCGCGGCAGGCGGGGCGCGCGCGGTGGACGCGGTGGACGCGGTGGACGCGGTGGACGCGGTGGACGCGGTGGGCGCGGGGCACACGGTCGACGCGGGGCGCGCGGTCGGCACTGCACGCTCCCCCGGCTTCGAACGCGCCCTCTTCTACACGGACGCGCGTGCCGCCGAGTTGGCGCCGGTGAGCACACAGCTCGTGGTCGAGGCGGAGCCGGAGGCGGTACGACGGGTGGTGGCGTCCTCGGGGACGGGCGCCCGGGTCCTGGTCGGCGCCGAGCGGCGGCTCGCCGACGCGGACCCGGACCGTGACGCCGAGGCACTGACGACGCTGAACGCCCTGTTCGGCACGGCCGGCGGGGTGACCGGATTCGTGTCGGTGTTCGTCGTGGCGTCCACCTTCGCGTTCGCGGTGGCCCAGCGCCGCAGGGAGTTCGGCCTGCTGCGCACCACGGGCGCGACGCCCGGCCAGATCCGTCGCACGGTGCTGGCGGAAGCCCTGTTCGTGGGCGTCCTCGCGTCGGCGGCGGGTTGCGCGCTGGGGTCGTACGGCGCCCCATGGCTCGCGGAGCGGGTGGTCGAGGGTGGTGTCGCGCCGGCCTGGTTCACGATCGGTGCCCATGTCTGGCCGTACCAAATGGCGTTCTGGACGGGCCTGTCGGTGGCGCTGTGCGGCGCGACGGCCGCCTCCTGGCGGGCCGGCCGCACCGCCCCGACCCAGGCCCTGCGCGAGGCGTCGGCCGACGAGCAGCCTCTGACACGGGCCCGACTCCTGTGCGGGGCGGCCCTGTTGCTGACGGCGGCGGTCACGCTCACCGTGACGCTCCTGACGGACCCCGGCGACCTGCTGCACCGCAAGACGTACACCAGCCGTCCGCTGCTCCTGATCACGGCTACGGCCCTCCTGTCGCCCCTCCTGGTCCGCCCCCTGATCCGGCTCCTCACGCCGCGCGGCATGCTGGTCCGCGCCAACACCACGACCTCTCTCCGCCGCACGGCCGCCCTGGCCGCCCCCGTGCTGGTCACGGTGGCCCTGACGGGCTCGTTGCTGGGCGCGACGGCGACCCTGAACGACGCGCGGGCCACGGAGGCACGGGAGCGGACGCGGGCCGACTACGTGCTGACCTCGGCGACGGGCCTGGACGCGCGGGCACTGGACCGTCTGCGCGCGGTCCGGGGCGCCGAGGTCTCACCGACCGCGTCGAGCGAGGTGTACCGCCTGGAGGAGGGTGTGGCCCTGGTCAAGTCCGAGGCGAGAGCGGCCGATCCGGAGCGGCTCGCCAGGACGACCGCCGTCCCGCTGACCGCCGGCCGGCTCTCCGACCTGTCCGACGACTCGATCGTCGTCAACGAGGAGTGGGCACGGCACGAGGTCGGCGAGCACGTCACCGTCTGGCTCGGCGACGGCACCCGCAGATCCCTCCGCATCGCCGCGGTGATGCCGGTCGGGACGGGCGACAACGGGGTGTACGTCACGCCGGCCAACGCGCGCGGGGCGGTGGTGGACCGGGTGGAGGTGCGGGTGCGGGAGGGCGTCGAGGCCATGTCGGTGCGGGCGGCGCTGCGCTCGGCGGCGCCCCGGGCGACGCTGCTCACCCGCGACGCGTGGCTGGCCGCCGCCCACCCCGCGACCGGTTTCACGGCCGCCGACGCGACCACCCGCCTCGGCTACCTCCTGGTCCTGGGCATAGCTCTCCTCTACACGGCCGTCTCACTCGTCAACACGCTCCTGATGGCGACGTCCGACCGCACCCGCGAACTGACGTCCCTGAGACTGGCGGGAGCCACGCACACCCAGGTGCTCCGTCTCGTGGCCCTGGAGTCCCTGACGGTGGTCGCGGCGGGCGCGATCCTGGGTCTGCTCGTGACGGCCCTCAACCTCACCGGCATGTGGACCGCGCTCGGCCTTCAGTCGGTACGGTCCCCGATCCACGTCCCCTGGCCGGAACTCGGCGCGACCACCGCGGCCTGCGCCGTCCTCGCCGTCCTCGCGGCAGTGGTCCCGGCGGGTCTCGCGCTACGGTGTCCGGTCGGCGGCCGACATTAA
- a CDS encoding exodeoxyribonuclease III: protein MLTVTSANVNGLRAAAKKGFVEWLADTSADVLCLQEVRAEPQQLPEGVRTPEGWHVVHAPAAAKGRAGVSLYTRREPDRVQVGFGSSEFDTSGRYVEADLPGVTVASLYLPSGEVGTERQDEKIRFMGEFLAHLKGLRERSAADGREVVVCGDWNIAHQPADLKNWRANQKNSGFLPEEREWLTRVFDAADGGYVDVVRALHPEVEGPYSWWSYRGRAFDNDTGWRIDYHVSTPGLAAKAVKGFVERAATHAERWSDHAPVTVVYDL, encoded by the coding sequence GTGCTCACAGTGACCAGTGCGAATGTGAACGGACTCCGCGCCGCCGCGAAGAAGGGCTTCGTGGAGTGGCTCGCCGACACCTCCGCCGATGTGCTCTGCTTGCAGGAGGTGCGAGCCGAGCCGCAGCAGCTGCCCGAGGGGGTCCGCACGCCCGAGGGCTGGCACGTCGTGCACGCGCCAGCCGCCGCCAAGGGCCGCGCCGGCGTCTCCCTCTACACCCGCCGAGAGCCCGACCGCGTCCAGGTCGGCTTCGGGTCGAGCGAGTTCGACACCAGCGGGCGGTACGTCGAGGCCGACCTGCCCGGTGTGACGGTCGCCTCCCTCTACCTCCCCTCCGGCGAGGTCGGCACCGAGCGCCAGGACGAGAAGATCCGCTTCATGGGCGAGTTCCTCGCCCACCTCAAGGGCCTGCGCGAGCGCTCCGCCGCCGACGGCCGTGAGGTCGTCGTCTGCGGCGACTGGAACATCGCGCACCAGCCGGCCGACCTGAAGAACTGGCGCGCCAACCAGAAGAACTCCGGCTTCCTGCCGGAGGAGCGGGAGTGGCTGACGCGGGTCTTCGACGCGGCCGACGGCGGTTACGTCGACGTGGTGCGGGCGCTGCATCCGGAGGTCGAGGGGCCGTACTCGTGGTGGTCGTACCGGGGGCGGGCCTTTGACAACGACACGGGTTGGCGCATCGACTACCACGTCTCGACTCCCGGCCTGGCCGCCAAGGCGGTCAAGGGGTTCGTGGAGCGGGCGGCCACGCACGCCGAGCGCTGGTCGGACCATGCGCCGGTGACCGTGGTCTACGACCTCTGA
- a CDS encoding SDR family oxidoreductase yields MSRVGLEGQVAVVTGAARGVGELLARKLSARGVKVALVGLEPDALKQVSERLHSDSDHWYADVTDHEAMARVAREVKERFGKVDIVVANAGVATGGPFVDSDPEAWRRVIEVNLIGSAVTARAFLPVLMESRGYLLQIASLAAITPAPMMTAYCASKSGVEAYAHSLRAEVGYKGVRVGVGYLSWTDTDMVRGADQDEVMRELRQRLPWPANKTYPLGPAVDRIVAGIERRAGHVYGQWWLRGMQGVRGYLPGLIGTVGVREMRRFGDRLEGMRSGLVGAGGAADEEARATHRD; encoded by the coding sequence ATGAGCAGGGTCGGTCTCGAAGGACAGGTCGCCGTCGTCACGGGCGCCGCGCGCGGTGTCGGCGAACTGCTCGCGCGGAAGCTGTCGGCGCGCGGGGTGAAGGTGGCGCTGGTCGGCCTGGAGCCGGACGCGCTCAAGCAGGTCTCCGAACGGCTGCACAGCGACAGCGACCACTGGTACGCCGACGTCACCGACCACGAGGCGATGGCGCGGGTCGCGCGAGAGGTCAAGGAGCGGTTCGGGAAGGTCGACATCGTCGTCGCCAACGCCGGTGTGGCGACCGGGGGACCGTTCGTGGACTCCGATCCGGAGGCGTGGCGGCGGGTCATCGAGGTCAACCTGATCGGGTCGGCGGTCACCGCCCGGGCCTTCCTGCCGGTGCTGATGGAGAGCCGGGGGTACCTGCTCCAGATCGCCTCGCTCGCGGCCATCACCCCGGCGCCGATGATGACCGCGTACTGCGCGTCCAAGTCCGGTGTGGAGGCGTACGCGCACAGTCTGCGGGCCGAGGTCGGCTACAAGGGCGTGCGGGTCGGCGTCGGCTATCTGTCCTGGACCGACACGGACATGGTGCGCGGCGCCGACCAGGACGAGGTCATGCGGGAGCTGCGGCAGCGGCTGCCGTGGCCGGCCAACAAGACGTATCCGCTGGGTCCGGCCGTGGACCGGATCGTCGCCGGGATCGAACGGCGGGCCGGCCATGTGTACGGGCAGTGGTGGCTGCGCGGCATGCAGGGCGTGCGCGGGTACCTGCCGGGGCTCATCGGGACGGTCGGGGTGCGGGAGATGCGGCGGTTCGGGGACCGGTTGGAGGGCATGCGGTCGGGACTCGTCGGCGCAGGTGGGGCGGCCGATGAGGAGGCGCGCGCTACGCACCGTGACTGA
- a CDS encoding sensor histidine kinase translates to MTVWQALGGRGYLRSAWPWRSVAFLASGALFGAVVLVGIVAGVAVGAATAVVLVGLPLLVLTALAGIPVAAVERWRVRTAGVGAAPAGAHRVPDAPGLARWLVVRLKEPETWRELAYAVLLALVLWPLDALVVTFAAGVPLFLLATPLLVAVEGEAKVVKLWTVDTWPAATGAALAGGVLLLAGAYVLGVAAGARAQVVKALLGARGHDSARVAELVRSRVRLVDAFEAERRRIERDLHDGAQQRLVALTMRLGLARLDVPPGPLADQLATAHGEAEKALAELRELIHGIHPKVLADYGLEAAVADAADRSAIPVDVHLDLPGRLSQPVESAAYFVVCEALANVGRHSGASRAVVSGGHDEGRLTLEVRDDGRGGADLAGGTGLTGLADRVSVLDGRLFLSSPPGGPTLLRVEIPCRPTEPCA, encoded by the coding sequence ATGACGGTGTGGCAGGCGCTCGGCGGGCGCGGGTATCTGAGGTCGGCGTGGCCGTGGCGGTCGGTCGCGTTCCTGGCGAGCGGGGCGCTGTTCGGGGCGGTCGTGCTGGTCGGGATCGTCGCCGGGGTCGCCGTGGGGGCGGCGACGGCCGTCGTCCTCGTCGGGCTGCCGTTGCTCGTGCTCACCGCGCTCGCCGGGATTCCGGTGGCCGCCGTGGAGCGGTGGCGGGTGCGGACGGCGGGGGTGGGGGCCGCGCCCGCGGGGGCGCATCGGGTGCCTGACGCGCCGGGGCTCGCGCGCTGGCTCGTCGTACGGCTCAAGGAGCCGGAGACCTGGCGGGAGTTGGCGTACGCCGTGCTCCTCGCGCTCGTGCTGTGGCCGCTGGACGCGCTTGTCGTCACCTTCGCCGCCGGGGTGCCGCTGTTCCTGCTCGCGACGCCGCTGCTGGTCGCCGTCGAGGGCGAGGCGAAGGTGGTCAAGCTGTGGACGGTCGACACCTGGCCGGCCGCGACCGGGGCCGCGCTGGCCGGGGGCGTGTTGCTCCTGGCGGGGGCGTACGTGCTGGGGGTGGCCGCCGGGGCGCGCGCTCAGGTGGTGAAAGCGTTGTTGGGGGCGCGCGGGCATGACAGTGCGCGGGTCGCTGAGCTCGTGCGCTCGCGCGTGCGGCTGGTGGACGCCTTCGAAGCGGAAAGGCGCCGGATCGAGCGCGACCTGCACGACGGCGCACAGCAACGGCTCGTCGCCCTCACCATGCGCCTCGGCCTCGCCCGCCTCGACGTCCCGCCCGGCCCGCTCGCCGACCAGCTCGCCACCGCGCACGGCGAGGCCGAGAAAGCCCTCGCGGAGCTCCGCGAACTCATCCACGGCATCCACCCCAAGGTCCTCGCCGACTACGGCCTCGAAGCCGCCGTCGCCGACGCGGCCGACCGCAGCGCGATCCCCGTGGACGTCCACCTCGACCTGCCCGGACGGTTGTCCCAACCCGTCGAGTCCGCCGCCTACTTCGTCGTCTGCGAGGCACTCGCCAACGTGGGCCGACACAGCGGGGCGAGCCGGGCGGTCGTCAGCGGTGGGCACGACGAGGGACGGTTGACGCTGGAGGTCCGGGACGACGGACGCGGGGGCGCGGACCTCGCCGGCGGCACGGGGCTGACCGGTCTCGCCGACCGGGTGTCAGTGCTCGATGGCAGACTTTTCCTGTCCAGCCCGCCGGGCGGACCGACCCTGCTGCGAGTGGAGATCCCTTGCCGGCCGACCGAGCCCTGCGCATAG
- a CDS encoding flavin-containing monooxygenase: MTEHEHVRVAVIGSGFGGLGAAVRLRREGVTDFVVLERADSVGGTWRDNSYPGCACDVPSHLYSFSFAPHPDWPRTFSGQEHIRAYLEHVADVFHLRPHIRFDSEVMRMVWDAERLCWDIEISGGRRLSADVVVSATGPLSDPKIPDIPGLDSFPGKVFHSARWDHDLDLRGKRVAVVGTGASAIQIVPAIQPQVGRLTLFQRTPPWVMPRVDRAITGAERALHRALPFTGQARRGLLWGIRELQVSAFTKHPDRLGFVEQLAKRNMGRAVKDPALRTKLTPDYRIGCKRILLSSEYYPALARPNVDVVASGLQAVRGSTLVAADGTETEADVIVFGTGFHVTDMPIAERVVGAEGRTLAEVWKGGMEALRGASAAGFPNWMTIIGPNTGLGNSSMILMIESQLNYLADFVRQLDVLGGRAALDARPSAVGAWNRRVQERMKRTVWNTGGCTSWYLDANGRNTTIWPGTTSEFRRATRRVDITEYEVIRVKKAANKAAETTANRAAEKAAETTAETTAETTAETTAETTGTKDEVSA; the protein is encoded by the coding sequence ATGACCGAGCACGAGCATGTGCGGGTGGCGGTGATCGGGTCCGGGTTCGGGGGGCTCGGGGCCGCCGTACGGCTGCGGCGGGAGGGTGTCACCGACTTCGTCGTGCTGGAGCGGGCGGACAGTGTCGGGGGCACCTGGCGGGACAACAGTTATCCCGGGTGCGCCTGTGACGTGCCCTCCCACCTCTACTCCTTCTCCTTCGCGCCCCACCCCGACTGGCCGCGCACCTTCTCCGGGCAGGAGCACATCCGGGCCTATCTGGAGCACGTCGCCGACGTCTTCCACCTCCGGCCGCACATCCGCTTCGACTCCGAGGTGATGCGGATGGTCTGGGACGCGGAACGGCTGTGCTGGGACATCGAGATCAGCGGGGGCCGGCGGCTCTCCGCCGATGTCGTCGTCTCCGCCACCGGGCCGCTGTCCGACCCCAAGATCCCCGACATCCCGGGGCTCGACTCCTTCCCCGGCAAGGTCTTCCACTCGGCCCGCTGGGACCACGACCTCGACCTGCGCGGCAAGCGCGTCGCCGTGGTGGGCACCGGGGCCTCCGCGATTCAGATCGTGCCCGCCATCCAGCCGCAGGTCGGCCGGCTCACCCTCTTCCAGCGCACCCCGCCCTGGGTGATGCCCCGCGTCGACCGGGCCATCACCGGCGCCGAGCGGGCGCTGCACCGGGCGCTGCCGTTCACCGGGCAGGCCCGGCGCGGACTGCTGTGGGGCATCCGGGAGTTGCAGGTCTCGGCGTTCACCAAGCACCCCGACCGGCTCGGGTTCGTCGAGCAGTTGGCCAAGCGGAACATGGGGCGGGCCGTCAAGGACCCGGCGCTGCGCACCAAGCTCACCCCCGACTACCGCATCGGCTGCAAGCGCATCCTGCTGAGCAGCGAGTACTACCCGGCGCTCGCCCGGCCCAACGTCGACGTCGTCGCCAGCGGTCTTCAGGCCGTACGCGGCTCCACCCTCGTCGCCGCCGACGGCACCGAGACCGAGGCCGACGTCATCGTCTTCGGTACGGGCTTCCACGTCACCGACATGCCCATCGCCGAGCGGGTCGTGGGCGCGGAGGGCAGGACCCTCGCCGAGGTGTGGAAGGGCGGCATGGAGGCCCTGCGCGGCGCCTCGGCCGCCGGGTTCCCGAACTGGATGACCATCATCGGGCCCAACACCGGCCTCGGGAACTCCTCGATGATCCTGATGATCGAGTCCCAGCTGAACTACCTGGCCGACTTCGTACGGCAGTTGGACGTCCTCGGCGGACGCGCCGCCCTCGACGCCCGGCCGAGCGCGGTCGGCGCCTGGAACCGGCGGGTGCAGGAGCGGATGAAGCGCACGGTGTGGAACACCGGCGGCTGCACCAGTTGGTACCTCGACGCCAACGGCCGCAACACCACCATCTGGCCGGGGACGACGAGCGAGTTCCGGCGGGCGACACGGCGCGTGGACATCACCGAGTACGAGGTCATCCGCGTCAAGAAGGCGGCCAATAAGGCGGCCGAGACGACGGCCAATAGGGCGGCCGAGAAGGCGGCCGAGACGACGGCCGAGACGACGGCCGAGACGACGGCCGAGACGACGGCCGAGACGACGGGTACGAAGGACGAGGTGTCCGCGTGA
- a CDS encoding alpha/beta fold hydrolase: MSRLMSVVSGPYAPPAPTRELTAVSADGARLHVEVHGPEGAPAVVLAHGWTCSTAFWAAQIRDLAVDHRVVAYDQRGHGRSPASPACSVDALADDLEAVLEATLAPGEQAVIAGHSMGGMTVMAAATRAAFREHAAAVLLCSTGSSRLVAESTVVPLRPGRLRTWLTKHILGSRAPLGPVTPVARRILKYGTMGPGSAPHMVEACARIVHACPRKVRYSWSQVLDLLDLDHGVRSLDVPTAVVVGTADRLTPPVHARELVAALPQCVGLTELPGLGHMTPVEAPELVTGKIRDLVTTYATLKEGA, from the coding sequence GTGAGCCGGCTCATGTCCGTCGTGTCCGGGCCCTACGCCCCGCCCGCCCCCACCCGTGAACTGACCGCCGTCTCCGCCGACGGCGCCCGCCTGCACGTCGAGGTGCACGGGCCCGAGGGCGCCCCCGCTGTCGTCCTCGCCCACGGCTGGACCTGCTCGACCGCCTTCTGGGCGGCGCAGATACGGGACCTCGCCGTCGACCACCGGGTCGTCGCCTACGACCAGCGCGGCCACGGCCGCAGTCCGGCGAGCCCGGCGTGCAGCGTGGACGCGCTCGCCGACGACCTGGAAGCCGTACTGGAGGCGACCTTGGCGCCGGGGGAGCAGGCCGTGATCGCCGGGCACTCGATGGGCGGGATGACGGTGATGGCCGCCGCGACCCGGGCCGCCTTCCGGGAGCATGCCGCCGCGGTCCTGCTGTGCAGCACCGGGTCCTCGCGGCTGGTCGCCGAGTCGACCGTCGTACCCCTGCGGCCGGGGCGGCTGCGGACCTGGCTGACCAAGCACATCCTGGGGTCGCGGGCGCCGCTCGGGCCGGTCACTCCCGTCGCCCGGCGGATCCTCAAGTACGGGACGATGGGGCCGGGTTCGGCCCCGCACATGGTGGAGGCGTGCGCGCGGATCGTGCACGCGTGCCCGCGCAAGGTGCGGTACTCCTGGTCGCAGGTGCTCGATCTGCTCGACCTCGACCACGGGGTGCGCTCCCTCGACGTGCCGACGGCCGTCGTCGTCGGGACCGCCGACCGGTTGACGCCGCCGGTGCACGCGCGTGAGCTGGTGGCGGCGCTGCCGCAGTGCGTGGGGCTCACCGAACTGCCGGGACTCGGGCACATGACGCCCGTGGAGGCTCCCGAGCTGGTCACCGGGAAGATCCGGGACCTCGTGACGACGTACGCGACGCTCAAGGAGGGCGCATGA
- a CDS encoding GNAT family N-acetyltransferase, with the protein MHVIRRVSFDHPDAVKLNDQVQAEYAVRYGDDGDATPLSPSDFEPPNGVYLIAYDEHDSPVATGGWRTQDTNDEGYRDGDAELKRMYVIEQARGNGLARRILAALEEDARAAGRVRMVLETGIKQPEAIALYTSSGYEPCEKFGYYRHYESSRCYAKAL; encoded by the coding sequence ATGCATGTCATCCGTCGCGTCTCCTTCGACCACCCCGACGCCGTCAAGCTCAATGACCAGGTCCAGGCCGAGTACGCCGTCCGCTACGGCGACGACGGCGATGCCACTCCCCTGAGCCCCTCGGACTTCGAGCCGCCGAACGGCGTGTACCTCATCGCGTACGACGAGCACGACAGCCCGGTGGCCACAGGCGGCTGGCGCACGCAGGACACCAATGACGAGGGGTACCGCGACGGGGATGCCGAGCTGAAGCGGATGTACGTCATAGAGCAGGCGCGGGGCAACGGCCTCGCCCGGCGCATCCTGGCCGCGCTGGAGGAGGACGCGCGGGCGGCGGGCCGGGTCCGCATGGTGCTGGAGACGGGCATCAAGCAGCCGGAGGCCATCGCGCTGTACACCTCCAGTGGGTACGAGCCGTGCGAGAAGTTCGGGTACTACCGCCACTACGAGTCGAGCCGCTGCTACGCGAAGGCCCTCTAG
- a CDS encoding MerR family transcriptional regulator, whose product MDELARRAGITVRTLRFYRERKLLPPPRREGRIAWYDDHHLARLRTIAALLERGHTLTGIAELAEALDHGRDVADLLGVDPPSEEEPVRLTPEELAARFEGQVTPENLAAALDLGYLGTDGDEIVHISRRLLDVSSALVAEGIPLAEVLAAGKRVRDHVDELAEMFTDLVLRHATENDLARLRPLARSVVEAELSLALDRRLRKQSEPGQEP is encoded by the coding sequence ATGGATGAGCTGGCGCGGCGGGCCGGCATCACCGTGCGCACCCTGCGCTTCTACCGCGAACGCAAACTGCTCCCGCCGCCCCGCCGCGAGGGCCGTATCGCCTGGTACGACGACCATCACCTGGCCCGGCTGCGCACGATCGCGGCCCTGCTGGAACGCGGCCACACCCTGACCGGCATCGCGGAACTGGCGGAGGCCCTGGACCACGGCCGCGACGTGGCGGACCTGCTGGGCGTGGACCCCCCTTCCGAAGAGGAGCCGGTCCGTCTCACCCCCGAGGAACTCGCCGCCCGCTTCGAGGGCCAGGTCACCCCGGAGAACCTCGCCGCCGCACTGGACCTGGGCTACCTCGGCACCGACGGCGACGAGATCGTCCACATCAGCCGCCGCCTCCTCGACGTCTCCTCGGCCCTGGTCGCCGAGGGCATCCCCCTCGCCGAGGTCCTGGCCGCCGGCAAACGCGTCCGCGACCACGTCGACGAACTCGCGGAGATGTTCACCGACCTGGTCCTCCGCCACGCCACGGAGAACGACCTCGCCCGCCTGCGCCCGCTCGCGCGGAGCGTGGTGGAGGCGGAACTGTCACTGGCACTGGACCGACGGTTGCGCAAGCAGAGCGAGCCAGGACAGGAGCCGTAG
- a CDS encoding ABC transporter ATP-binding protein, with translation MTIRLTSVSRRYGDGDDGVRALDGVSLTFPGGTFTAVMGPSGSGKSTLLQCAAGLDRPTSGSVRIGDTELTGMSERRLTLLRRERVGFVFQSYNLLPSLTAEQNVVLPLRLAGRRVSKARAREALRRVGLGDRARHRPDRLSGGQQQRVALARALITRPEVLFADEPTGALDTRTGHEVLSLLRGLVDTEDRTIVMVTHDPVAASYADRVVFLVDGRVHGELTGPSAADVATRMTTLEAAPC, from the coding sequence ATGACGATCAGACTGACGTCCGTCAGCAGGCGGTACGGCGACGGCGACGACGGCGTGCGGGCGCTGGACGGCGTCTCGCTGACCTTCCCCGGGGGCACGTTCACGGCGGTCATGGGCCCGTCCGGCTCGGGCAAGTCGACGCTGTTGCAGTGCGCGGCCGGCCTGGACCGGCCGACCTCGGGCTCGGTGCGCATCGGCGACACGGAACTGACCGGGATGAGCGAACGCCGCCTGACCCTGCTGCGCCGCGAACGCGTCGGCTTCGTCTTCCAGTCGTACAACCTCCTGCCCTCCCTCACCGCCGAGCAGAACGTCGTCCTGCCGCTGCGCCTGGCCGGCCGACGCGTGTCGAAGGCACGCGCGCGTGAGGCACTGCGACGCGTCGGACTCGGCGACCGCGCCCGGCACCGCCCCGACCGGCTCTCCGGCGGCCAGCAGCAACGTGTGGCCCTGGCCCGCGCCTTGATCACCCGCCCCGAGGTGCTCTTCGCCGACGAACCCACCGGCGCCCTGGACACGCGCACGGGCCACGAGGTGCTGTCGCTCCTCCGCGGCCTCGTCGACACCGAGGACCGCACGATCGTCATGGTCACGCACGACCCGGTGGCCGCGTCGTACGCCGACCGCGTCGTCTTCCTGGTCGACGGCCGGGTCCACGGGGAGCTGACGGGGCCGTCGGCGGCCGACGTGGCCACGCGCATGACCACGCTGGAGGCGGCACCGTGCTGA